The following coding sequences lie in one Synechococcus sp. PCC 7336 genomic window:
- a CDS encoding DUF1501 domain-containing protein, producing the protein MKRRSFLGRSATFAASSLATLGLSGWWLRQPARAASSRSLLVVFLRGGADSLNVLVPYGDPAYYSLRPTIAIAPPRRTNSQTDGAIALTEGFGLHPALADLLPLWQQGQLSFVPACGLRPASRSHFKAQDDLEVGSPDSKAIADGWMNRLLGQLSDGSVVQGVNFGGPTPLIMRGRQSVSNFPLRTATDAPNRRQVELADAFSQLYQGADTLGQAYREGREAQALLTDALQREMVESGRGAPSSRTFADRGHQLGQLLAAEVGTQVAFLSVGGWDTHVSQGGRAGRLADQLENLGRGLAALREGLGSALATTAIVVMSEFGRTAAENGNRGTDHGTAGLLWVLGGGFNGGHVFGTWPGLGESQLYQGRDLAVTTDIRDAIASVLAAQFQLDRTQLSEIFPGHSFTARLPLV; encoded by the coding sequence GTGAAACGCCGTTCTTTTCTAGGCCGCAGTGCCACCTTTGCCGCCAGTAGTTTAGCAACGTTGGGGCTGTCGGGCTGGTGGCTGCGACAGCCCGCCCGCGCCGCTAGCAGCCGCAGCTTGTTGGTCGTGTTCCTGCGAGGGGGAGCGGATTCTCTCAATGTTCTCGTCCCCTACGGCGACCCGGCCTATTACAGCTTGCGTCCCACGATCGCGATCGCACCACCCCGTCGCACCAACAGCCAAACGGATGGCGCGATCGCTCTAACCGAAGGATTTGGCCTCCATCCCGCCCTCGCCGATTTGCTCCCGCTCTGGCAGCAGGGACAACTCAGTTTCGTACCTGCCTGCGGTCTGCGACCGGCCTCGCGATCGCATTTCAAAGCCCAAGACGATCTCGAAGTGGGCAGCCCCGATAGTAAGGCGATCGCCGATGGTTGGATGAATCGGTTGTTGGGGCAACTGAGTGACGGTTCTGTAGTGCAGGGGGTGAACTTTGGCGGTCCAACGCCGTTGATTATGCGCGGGCGGCAATCGGTCAGTAATTTTCCCCTCAGGACAGCCACCGATGCGCCCAATCGACGCCAGGTGGAACTCGCCGATGCATTCTCTCAGCTCTACCAGGGGGCCGATACCTTGGGGCAGGCTTACCGAGAGGGGCGGGAAGCCCAGGCACTGCTGACCGATGCCTTGCAGCGGGAGATGGTGGAGTCGGGGAGGGGCGCGCCGTCGAGCCGGACCTTTGCCGATCGCGGCCATCAGTTGGGGCAACTGCTAGCAGCGGAGGTGGGCACGCAGGTGGCGTTTTTGTCAGTGGGGGGCTGGGATACCCACGTCAGCCAAGGCGGTCGCGCGGGGCGCTTGGCAGATCAGTTAGAGAATTTGGGGCGGGGGCTAGCGGCGTTGCGAGAGGGGCTGGGCTCGGCCTTGGCAACAACAGCGATCGTGGTGATGTCGGAGTTCGGGCGGACGGCGGCAGAAAATGGCAATCGCGGTACGGATCACGGTACGGCAGGATTGTTGTGGGTCTTGGGGGGTGGCTTCAATGGCGGACACGTATTTGGGACTTGGCCGGGGTTGGGGGAGTCGCAGTTATATCAGGGTCGGGATCTGGCGGTGACAACGGATATTCGGGACGCGATCGCCTCGGTCTTGGCGGCTCAATTTCAGCTCGATCGCACTCAGCTATCCGAAATTTTTCCCGGTCATTCATTCACTGCTCGCTTGCCGCTGGTGTAA
- a CDS encoding photosystem II high light acclimation radical SAM protein, with translation MDIQKILYVRLPCNPIFPIGAVYLADHIHKQFPAIDQRIFDMGTFPPLDFRTKLFEKIDEFQPDLLVYSWRDLQVYAPVNGRAGNPLQNAFEFYYAKNPIKKIRSAFGSLKLVTAYYGELWRNQSLVEQGTERARHYNPAAKAVLGGGAVSVFYEQLKTSLPTGTIVSVGEGEPLLEKVIRSESLDSERCYVVGEADPRPGLVHEPPRDIEKTACNYDYIESIWPEFSYYFEGGDFYIGVQTKRGCPHNCCYCIYTVIEGKKVRINPADEVVREMLQLYRRGVRNFWFTDAQFIPARRYIADAVELLQKILAAGMTDIHWAAYIRADNLTPELADLMVKTGMNYFEIGITSGSQELVRKMRMGYNLRTVLESCRYLRDAGFDDLVSVNYSFNVIDEREETIRQTIRYHRELESIFGRHNVEPAIFFIGLQPHTHLESYAIKQGILNEGYDPMSMMPWTARKLLWNPEPMGSFFGEVCLQAWDRNPDDFGREVMAILEQRLGVAELEEAISAPLAGTFVS, from the coding sequence ATGGACATTCAAAAGATTCTCTACGTCCGCCTTCCTTGCAACCCCATCTTCCCCATTGGAGCGGTTTACCTCGCCGACCACATCCACAAACAATTTCCCGCGATCGATCAGCGCATCTTCGATATGGGTACCTTCCCGCCGCTCGATTTCCGCACCAAACTCTTTGAAAAAATTGACGAGTTCCAGCCGGACCTATTGGTCTATTCTTGGCGGGATCTGCAGGTGTATGCACCTGTGAACGGGCGGGCTGGCAATCCCCTACAAAATGCCTTCGAGTTTTACTACGCTAAAAACCCGATCAAAAAAATCCGCAGCGCTTTCGGCAGTCTCAAACTGGTGACAGCTTACTACGGCGAGCTGTGGCGGAATCAAAGTTTGGTCGAGCAGGGGACCGAGCGGGCTCGCCACTACAATCCCGCAGCGAAAGCCGTTCTGGGGGGGGGAGCGGTGAGTGTTTTCTACGAGCAACTGAAGACCTCCCTCCCCACAGGCACGATCGTTTCGGTGGGCGAAGGGGAACCCCTGCTAGAAAAGGTCATTCGCAGCGAGAGCCTTGATAGCGAACGCTGTTACGTTGTGGGTGAAGCCGATCCCCGTCCCGGTTTAGTTCACGAGCCGCCGCGCGATATCGAGAAAACCGCCTGTAATTATGACTATATCGAAAGCATTTGGCCTGAATTTTCCTATTATTTCGAGGGGGGTGACTTTTATATCGGGGTGCAGACGAAGCGCGGCTGTCCCCATAACTGCTGCTATTGCATCTACACGGTGATTGAAGGCAAAAAAGTTCGCATCAACCCTGCAGATGAAGTGGTGCGAGAGATGCTGCAGCTCTACCGGCGGGGGGTGCGCAATTTCTGGTTTACCGATGCCCAATTCATTCCTGCCCGTCGATATATTGCCGATGCGGTGGAACTGTTGCAGAAAATTCTCGCTGCAGGTATGACCGATATTCATTGGGCTGCCTACATTCGTGCCGACAACCTCACCCCCGAACTGGCAGATTTGATGGTGAAGACGGGGATGAACTATTTCGAGATCGGCATCACGAGTGGGTCTCAGGAGTTGGTGCGCAAGATGCGCATGGGCTACAACCTGCGCACGGTGTTGGAAAGTTGTCGCTATCTCAGAGATGCGGGCTTTGACGATCTGGTGTCTGTCAACTATTCCTTCAATGTGATTGACGAGCGGGAGGAGACCATCCGCCAAACGATTCGCTACCATCGCGAACTGGAAAGCATCTTTGGCCGGCACAATGTCGAACCGGCAATTTTCTTTATTGGCCTGCAGCCCCACACGCATCTGGAGAGTTATGCCATCAAACAGGGAATTTTAAACGAGGGTTACGACCCCATGAGCATGATGCCTTGGACTGCCCGCAAATTGTTGTGGAACCCCGAGCCGATGGGCAGTTTCTTTGGGGAGGTGTGTTTGCAAGCTTGGGATCGCAATCCCGATGATTTTGGCCGCGAAGTGATGGCTATTTTGGAGCAGCGGTTGGGGGTTGCGGAGTTGGAGGAGGCGATTTCTGCACCATTGGCTGGCACGTTTGTTTCTTGA
- a CDS encoding cell division protein FtsQ/DivIB, producing MADAESNKRSRYRERRQRLRQQQRQRRVARLWRFALTASLLGGAIYATQLPNWQIRTAERVEIEGNELLADGDLRATLPQAWPLYIWQIEPSLLETALLQHPLLRAVRVRRQLLPPRIRAWVSERQPAAQSDFEGTPGFIDTEGHWVARSYLPGGRLPQDWPTLRVLGVKAHSETDWAELLYVVRRSPVDIAEVDWRSPENLIMSTELGTVHFGPTFGSLPEGERGSSAFALRLAEQLRVLDRMRNLYSECDCTPEDIDRIDLSRPDSPTFELTEAAASARFTTEEADSE from the coding sequence ATGGCTGATGCAGAGTCGAACAAACGATCTCGCTATCGAGAGCGCCGCCAGCGGTTGCGACAGCAGCAACGGCAGCGGCGGGTCGCGCGGCTGTGGCGGTTTGCCCTGACAGCGAGCTTATTGGGGGGAGCCATCTATGCGACGCAACTGCCCAATTGGCAAATTCGCACTGCCGAACGGGTTGAAATTGAGGGGAACGAATTGCTCGCCGATGGCGATCTGCGCGCGACCTTGCCCCAGGCATGGCCTCTCTATATCTGGCAAATCGAGCCCAGTTTGCTGGAAACTGCCCTACTGCAACATCCACTCTTGCGAGCGGTCCGCGTCCGTCGCCAATTGCTGCCGCCTCGCATTCGGGCTTGGGTATCAGAACGGCAGCCAGCCGCCCAAAGTGACTTTGAAGGGACACCAGGGTTCATCGATACCGAGGGACACTGGGTGGCGCGATCGTATTTGCCGGGGGGACGGCTGCCGCAGGATTGGCCGACATTGCGGGTATTGGGGGTGAAAGCCCATTCAGAAACCGATTGGGCGGAGTTGCTCTATGTGGTGCGTCGCAGTCCGGTGGACATTGCCGAAGTGGACTGGCGATCGCCTGAAAACCTCATCATGTCAACGGAATTGGGCACCGTCCATTTTGGTCCCACCTTCGGCAGCTTGCCTGAGGGCGAGCGAGGCAGTTCCGCCTTTGCCCTGCGCCTCGCAGAGCAGTTGCGAGTGCTCGATCGGATGCGCAACCTCTATAGCGAGTGCGATTGCACTCCCGAAGACATCGATCGCATCGATCTCTCCCGCCCCGACTCCCCCACCTTTGAACTGACAGAAGCAGCCGCGAGCGCCAGATTTACAACTGAAGAAGCAGACTCTGAGTGA